A single Suricata suricatta isolate VVHF042 chromosome 2, meerkat_22Aug2017_6uvM2_HiC, whole genome shotgun sequence DNA region contains:
- the LOC115273136 gene encoding olfactory receptor 6C75-like has product MLWKDMPMEMGNGTTVQDFTLEGFPAIQHLGNVLFLVHLLAYLASITGNAVIITITCADSRLHTPMYFFLSIFSFFECCFISAVIPKLLVIFLFGRQTITSLACFIQAFVFLFLGAAGSLLIAVMSVDRYMAICKPLHYPTIMNLKTCFLLVTACCVLAFTFIAGLIITVSQLSFCGPNIIPHFFCDIGALIHLSCSDTRSAEMVAFVIALCVLLTSLLITIIAYSNIVVTIVRLPSARERQKAFSTCSSHLIVLSMMYGSCVFIYVKPKQRNRLDSNKEAALVNTVVTPLLNPVVYTLRNKQVHQALRETMCRMKISK; this is encoded by the coding sequence ATGCTCTGGAAAGACATGCCCATGGAAATGGGGAATGGGACCACTGTCCAGGATTTCACCTTGGAGGGGTTTCCTGCCATTCAGCACCTGGGAAATGTCCTCTTCCTGGTGCACCTGCTGGCATACCTGGCATCCATTACAGGCAATGCTGTCATAATCACCATCACCTGTGCTGACTCCCGACTCCATACACCTATGTACTTTTTCCTcagcattttctccttctttgagTGTTGTTTCATAAGTGCTGTTATTCCTAAGTTGCTGGTCATCTTTCTTTTTGGCAGGCAAACCATTACCTCTCTTGCCTGTTTCATACAagcctttgtatttctatttctggGAGCAGCAGGTTCCCTTCTCATAGCAGTGATGTCTGTGGATCGGTACATGGCCATTTGCAAGCCTCTGCATTACCCAACCATTATGAACCTCAAGACTTGCTTCCTCCTGGTCACTGCCTGCTGTGTTTTAGCCTTCACTTTCATTGCTGGTCTGATAATAACGGTTTCCCAGTTATCCTTCTGTGGTCCCAATATCATTCCCCACTTCTTCTGTGACATTGGGGCCCTGATTCATCTCTCCTGTTCTGACACAAGGTCTGCTGAAATGGTGGCCTTTGTCATTGCTTTGTGTGTCCTTTTGACTTCCCTTCTCATAACCATCATTGCATACAGCAACATAGTAGTCACAATTGTGCGACTCCCATCAGCCAGGGAGCGACAGAAAGCTTTCTCCACTTGTTCGTCTCACCTCATTGTCCTCTCCATGATGTATGGCAGCTGTGTCTTTATATACGTAAAACCAAAGCAAAGGAACAGGCTGGACTCCAACAAGGAGGCTGCCCTTGTGAACACAGTGGTGACCCCACTGCTGAACCCTGTCGTCTACACTCTGCGAAACAAGCAGGTCCACCAGGCTCTAAGGGAGACAATGTGCagaatgaaaatatcaaaataa